The following DNA comes from Teredinibacter haidensis.
TGACCCTGACCGTTCCTGAAATGACTGTTCTGGTGGGCGGCATGCGAACGCTGAATGCAAATGCCGGAGAATCTCAAAATGGCGTGTTTACCGATCAGCCCGGGAGCTTAAGCAACGACTTCTTCGTGAACCTGCTCGACATGTCCACCAAGTGGACGAAGTCCGCTAAATCCGAAGGCATTTACAACGGCGTTGACCGCAAAACCGGCAAACTTAAATGGAGTGCCACACCGGTTGACCTTATTTTCGGGTCGAACTCCGAACTGCGCGCCGTAGCAGAAGTGTATGCCGCAGACGATGCACGAGAGAAGTTTACGCGTGACTTTATCCGTGCATGGACCAAGGTGATGAGCCTCGACCGCTTCGACCTCCACCACTAATCGATTAACCCGACAATCAAATAGGTCGTTCAGGCCTATTTGATTTTTACCGGTTTAAGCAGAGGTAAAAGCAGTATTGGTGCGGGCATTTACGGTGAGCAATGTTTTATGCCATTGTCGGAGGGGGGAAACTAAGGGCCGTTAATGTCTTTAATAGGCCCTCGTTATTGCCGATTCGTTTGCTGAAGAGTTTACACTTAGAATTGCCAGTTAACGCCCAGCAGCACGCTTGTGCCTCGGTTGGGTACGCCGTTGGCCAGTACATCAGAGGACGCCGGGGTGAAATACTCGCTGTCGTCAATATTTTTTACCTGTAACGAAAGCCGCCAATCGCTTTTAAGCTGGTATTGCAGCTTGCCAAAGGTATACCAATAGCTGTCCAGCGCCTGTAAACCGCCGCCGGGTACTAGCATATCGCGCTTGCCTGCGTAATGAGCACCCAGGTTTACATTCCATTTATTTTGCTGATAATTTACCCCCAGCGAGCCCAGGGAATCGGCCTCGCGAAAGCTGTTCTCACTTGTTTTCGTTATACGCGTAAAGGTTGCAAGCACTCTCCAGCTCAGCCCGAATTCATGGTTTAGTTCAACTTCAAAGCCACGAGAGCGCTCATCCTCTACAGCGTTTCCAAATTGAAGGTAACCGTCAGCATTAATACTCTGGCTGATCGCCTGCTCAAACACATTTTCAAAATAGCCAATAGAGGCCCGGGTTTTGCGCCACTGTCCTAGCCATATCAGCTCTAGCGTTTTTACCGTCTCGGGTTCGAGGCTGGTATTGCCCGCGAAACGGGATGAGACCGACAGGTTGAGCTCCTCTTCCGAGGGAGCACGGAAGGCGTGGCCGTACAGTAATTTAATACTCTGAGATTCTGTCAGTGACTGCACCAGGCCCATGCGAGGGCTTAATTGCTCACCTAGCTGGGAGAAGTGGTCATAGCGAAGCCCAAGAGTTAGGTGAGTGTTGGGCAGAATATTGCGTTGATATTGACCGTAGGCGCCGTAGATATCGCGTGAAGACGCTTCCTGGGTTGTGCGCTCCGCGCCAAAGTCGCCATTGAACCACGTTATGGGATAGTCCCTGGTGCGGTAGGCATTTAAATCATAGTTATAGCGTGTCGTGAATTCCGGCATATTCAGTGCGCGGTACTCCAGTCCAAACTGAAGGCTGTGGTCCGAATTAAGGCGTAAATCATTGCTCCACAACGCCCTCCACTCAGAGAAGGGCTCCCCTTCACTGAGCGTGACCAGGGGATCGTTGCTGCTGGGGTTACTGATGGCAGCCAACACGCCCGCGTCTGTGGCTTGGCTGCTAACTTTTACAGAAGAACGGTTGTAGCTCAGCCGAAACTTGGAGTTAACGTTATACCATTTAAGCGGCGTGGTTAAAGCCAGGGAA
Coding sequences within:
- a CDS encoding TonB-dependent receptor plug domain-containing protein, encoding MRGRKKKQRAFFATCLFVFALPSQAEQNAINIFDLSLEQLLDVNVLGATLTEQEQKLAPSSVTVFSYQQIRELGVDSLGELMNMVAGFQSYRSSTTALDYPFSVRGRRIGTASAEVLILLDGQRLNEARTSGAAISMPMLSVANIEHIEFIRGPGAAIYGSNAMMGVINIVTREHEKELHAGIGSFNRFKGHVKTNYSSANSYFDLYLTADRDSGDQFSILNVDNIQTTSTQDPRRQYELNMKYQRGETLLNLQHFHYEAQDFISYAGPGDGNNDRLSQSTSLALTTPLKWYNVNSKFRLSYNRSSVKVSSQATDAGVLAAISNPSSNDPLVTLSEGEPFSEWRALWSNDLRLNSDHSLQFGLEYRALNMPEFTTRYNYDLNAYRTRDYPITWFNGDFGAERTTQEASSRDIYGAYGQYQRNILPNTHLTLGLRYDHFSQLGEQLSPRMGLVQSLTESQSIKLLYGHAFRAPSEEELNLSVSSRFAGNTSLEPETVKTLELIWLGQWRKTRASIGYFENVFEQAISQSINADGYLQFGNAVEDERSRGFEVELNHEFGLSWRVLATFTRITKTSENSFREADSLGSLGVNYQQNKWNVNLGAHYAGKRDMLVPGGGLQALDSYWYTFGKLQYQLKSDWRLSLQVKNIDDSEYFTPASSDVLANGVPNRGTSVLLGVNWQF